The genomic window ATGACCGAGCCGGGGACCGGTTCCGACCTGGCCGGGATGAAGACCACCGCCAAACTCTCCGCCGACGGCACCCACTACGTGCTCAACGGCGCCAAGACCTTCATCACCGGCGGCGTGCACGCCGACCGCGTCATCGTCTGCGCCCGCACCGCGCCGGCCACCCTGGAGGACCGCAGGGCCGGCATCTCGCTCTTCGTGGTCGACACGAGGTCCGAGGGCTACGCGATCGGCCGCAAGCTGGACAAGCTCGGCCTGAAGGCCTCGGACACCGCGGAGCTGTCCTTCTCCGATGTCAGGGTGCCGCTGGAGGACCTGCTCGGCGAGGAGGGCAAGGGCTTCTCCTACCTCGGCCAGAACCTCCCGCAGGAGCGTCTGGCCATCGCGGTGGGCGCCTACGCGCAGGCCGCAGCCGCCATCCGCTTCGCCCAGAACTACGTCCAGGAGCGCACGGTCTTCGGCAAGACCGTCGCGTCCTTCCAGAACACCAAGTTCGAACTGGCCGCCTGCAAGGCCGAGGTGGACGCGGCCGAGGCGGTCGTCGACCGCGCGCTGGACGCCCACGACCGGCGGGAGCTGACCGCCGCGGACGCCGCGTCGGCGAAGCTGTTCTGCACCGAGGTCGCCGCCCGGGTGATCGACCGCTGCCTGCAGCTGCACGGCGGATACGGTTATATGAACGAGTACCCGATCGCGCGCCTGTACGCCGACAATCGCGTCAACCGCATCTACGGCGGCACCAGCGAGGTCATGAAGTCGATCATCGCCAAGTCGATGGGCCTGTGAGCGAACTGAACGAGCCTCTTGAGTCCCTGCTCGACCTGCTCGACCTGGAGCGGATCGAGCAGGACATCTTCCGCGGGGTGAGCCGCACGGCGGTCGTGCCGCGGGTCTTCGGCGGCCAGGTCGCCGCGCAGGCCCTGGTCGCGGCGGGCCGCACCGTCCCCGAGGAGCGCGGCGCCCACTCGCTGCACGCGTATTTCCTGCGCCCGGGCGACCCCGGCGCGCCGATCGTCTACCAGGTCGACCGGATCCGCGACGGCCGCTCCTTCACCACCCGGCGGGTGGTGGCGATCCAGCACGGCCAGCCGATCTTCCACCTCTCCGCCTCCTTCCAGACGGCCGAGGAGGGCCTGGAGCACCAGGAGCCGATGCCGCGGGCGCCCGACCCGGAGACGCTGCCCGAGGCCGCGGACCTGCTGCCGGCCCACGCCGACAAGTTCCCCGACCCCAGGGTGATCGACCGGCTGCTTGAGGCCCGCGCCGCCGTCGACCTGCGCTACGTCGAGGACCCGCCGTTCCTGACCGCGGGGGTCGCCCGCGAACCGCGCTCCCAGGTCTGGTTCCGCACCCGCGGCAAGCTCGCCGACGACTCGCTGCTGCACGTGTGCCTCGCCACCTACGTGTCGGACATGACCCTGCTCGACTCGGTGCTGCTCGCCCACGGCCGCGGCGGCTGGGCGGTCGGCGACGTGGTCGGCGCCAGCCTGGACCACGCCATGTGGTTCCACCGGCCCTTCCGTGCCGACGAGTGGCTGCTCTACGACCAGCAGAGCCCGTCCGCCTCGGGCGGCCGCGGCCTCGGCACCGCCCGCATCTACACCCAGGACGGCCGGCTCGCCGTCTCGGTGATCCAGGAGGGCCTGGTCCGCATCCCGCGGACCTGACCGCCCCGGCCGGCAGTCCCGCCGCGGTCTCAGGCGGGCTGCGGCAGGCCCGCGGCCGCCAGCAGGTAGGCCGTCATCGGCGCGTAGTGGTGCGGCGGCACGTTGTCGTCGAGCGGCACCGTCACCAGCAGGCTGCCCTCGGCCTCGCCGACGAAGAGCGCCGGGTCGTTGCAGTCGGCGAAACCGACCGTGTCGATGCCGCGGCCACCGGCGTATCCGGCCCAGCCGTGATCGGCGATCACCAGGTCGGGGGCCGCCTGACCGGAGCGTTCGAGCGCCACCAGGATCTCCCGCATCGGGTCGGGGGAGTGGGTGTGCACCAGTCCGCCGGCCCGGTGCAGCATGGAGACCGCGGCAAGATGCCGGATCTCGCCGCCGTCCGCGTAGAGGTGGTCGGCCGGGGTGACCAGCGTGCAGCCCGCCGCCCGCAGCGCGGCGGCCAGCGCGTGGTGCACGGCGTAGAGGCCGGCCGGGTGCCCGGTGGCCAGCAGTACGCGGGACCGGTTCTCCACCGCCTTCTGCAGTACCACGGCCATCCGGTCCAGGGCGTCGACCGTCAGCTCCGGGTCGATGGTGTCCTGCCCGCTGCGGTGCCCGGCGTCCGGCACCACCCCGCAGCGCTCCGCCATCAGGTGGAGGACGTCCGCCGGGTCCGTCCAGCGGTTGCCGAGGTCGAGGCCGAACCAGTAGTAGCGGTTGCCCTCCGCCAGCTCGCGGTAGTGGTCGAGGTTGTTCTCCCGGCTGGTCGCGACGTCACCGGCGATCCGGGTGCGTATCAGGTGGGAGACGAGGGCGCGGCGGGTGGGCGCGGCGGCGGCGGAATCCTTGGGCATGGGGACATTGTCCCGCCCCAGGGCGCCCACGTGCGACGTCTCGCGGATCGACGCCGAGGCGTAATAGACGACGCCGATGCGCGGAAACGTACATTTCGGCGGCTTCCGGCGGCAGCGTACGGTCGGCCGGACCCGTACCGCACACGAACAGCGCCCCCCGCGCACGCGTGAGCCCGCAGAGCCACGCAGAAAGGCAGCCACCATGAGCAGCGCAACGCCGCGCGGCCCCGTCGACTCCTCGCGCATCCCGCGCTACGCCGGTCCCGCGACCTTCGCGCGGCTGCCCCGCCTGGACGAGGTCGGCGCCGCCGACGTCGCCGTGGTGGGCGTCCCCTTCGACAGCGGGGTGTCCTACCGGCCCGGCGCCAGGTTCGGCGGCAACGCGATCCGCGAGGCCTCCCGGCTGCTGCGCCCGTACAACCCGGCGCAGGACGCGTCGCCCTTCGCGCTCGCCCAGGTGGCGGACGCCGGTGACATCGCCGTCAACCCGTTCGACATCGGCGAGGCGGTGGAGACCGTGCAGGCCGCCGCCGACGACCTGCTCGGCACCGGCGCCCGCCTGATGACGCTCGGCGGCGACCACACCATCGCGCTGCCGCTGCTGCGGGCCGTCGCCCACAGGCACGGCCCTGTCGCGCTGCTGCACTTCGACGCCCACCTGGACACCTGGGACACCTACTTCGGCGCCGCCTACACCCACGGCACGCCGTTCCGCCGGGCGGTCGAGGAGGGGATCCTCGACACCTCCGCGCTCTCCCACGTCGGCACCCGCGGCCCGCTCTACGGGCGCACGGACCTGGACGAGGACGAGCGGATGGGCTTCGGCATCGTGACCTCGGCCGACGTCATGCGCCGCGGGGTCGACGAGGTCGCCCAGCAGCTCCGGGAGCGGATCGGCGACCGGCCGCTCTACGTCTCGGTCGACATCGACGTCCTCGACCCCGCCCACGCCCCCGGCACCGGCACCCCCGAGGCGGGCGGCCTGACCTCGCGCGAGCTGCTGGAGATCCTGCGCGGCCTGGCCGGCTGCCGGCTGGTCTCCGCCGACGTGGTCGAGGTCGCACCCGCCTACGACCACGCGGAGATCACCTCGGTCGCCGCCTCGCACACCGCCTACGAGCTCACCACCATCATGGCCCGGCAGATCGCCGCCGCCCGCTGAGCCGGCCGCCGGCTGAGCCGCCCGCCCGCCGCGGGTGGGCACCGGAGACCACTCGAAAGGACTACGACCAATGTCGCACTCGTGTGCGACCTTGGTCGTTGAAGTGTTGCGGGAGGATGAAACGCGCAGTCCGGGGCGTTGGAGCCTCGTGGTGGGGGATCAGCAGGTGGACGGCAGACGATGGGGCGGGGAGGACCGGGTGACGACGGCGAAGCCGGTGACGGCGGCGAAGGACGGCCAGGAGCAGGGGTGGCTCCGACGGCTGACCGGATACTGCTGGCGCTACCGGAGCACGGTGCTCCTGTCGCTGGGCGCGTCGCTGGGCGGTATGGCGGTCACGGCGCTGGTGCCGCTGGTCCCCAAGCTGATCATCGACGATGTGATCGTCAAGCACGACAAGCCGCTCACCCCGTGGGCCGTCGCCCTGATCGTCGCCGCACTCGTGGTCTACGCGCTGACGTACCTGCGCAGGTACTACGGCGGCCGGCTCGCCCTCGACGTGCAGTACGACCTGCGCAACGAGATGTTCCGGTCGATCATGCGGCTCGACGGCCGTCGCCAGGACGAGCTGAGCACCGGGCAGGTCGTCGGACGCGCCACCAGCGACCTGCAACTGATCCAGGGGCTGCTGTTCATGCTGCCCATGGTCATCGGCAACCTGCTGCTGTTCGTGCTCTCGCTGGTCGTCATGCTGACGCTCTCACCGCTGCTCACCCTGGTCGCGCTGGCCGTCGCCCCCGCGCTGTGGTTCATCGCCAACCGCTCCCGCCGGCGGCTCTTCCCCGCCACCTGGTACGCCCAGGGGCAGGCGGCCGCCGTCGCCGGAATCGTCGACGGATCGGTCACCGGCGTGCGGGTGGTCAAGGGCTTCGGGCAGGAACAGCAGGAAATGGGCAAGCTGGCCACGGTCAGCCGCAGGCTCTTCGCCGGGCGGCTGCGCGGGGTCCGGCTCAACGCCCGCTACACCCCGGCGCTCCAGGCGGTGCCCTCGCTGGGGCAGATCGGCATGCTGGCGCTCGGCGGCTGGATGGCCACCCGCGGCCAGATCACGCTGGGCACCTTCGTCGCCTTCTCCACCTACCTGGCCCAGCTCACCGGCCCGGTGCGGATGCTCACCGTGGTGCTGACCGTCGGCCAGCAGGCCAGGGCGGGCGTGGAGCGGGTCTTCGAGCTGATCGACACGGAGCCGACGCTGGAGGAGGGCACCAGGACGCTGCCCGCGGACGCGCCCGCCACCGTCGAGTTCGACCAGGTCAGCTTCGGCTACACCGAGGAACGGCGGGTCCTCGACGGCTTCGACCTGACCATCGCCCCCGGCGAGACGGTCGCGGTCGTCGGCTCCTCCGGCTCCGGCAAGTCCACCGTCTCGCTGCTGCTGCCCCGGCTGTACGACGTCACCGGCGGCGCGGTCCTGGTCGGCGGCACCGATGTGCGCGAGCTGACCTTCGACTCGCTGCGCTCGGTCATCGGCATGGTCCCCGAGGACAGCTTCCTGTTCTCCGACACCGTGCGCGCCAACATCGCCTACGGGCACCCGGACGCGACCGAGGAGCAGATCCTCGCCGCTGCGCGAGCCGCCCAGGCGCACGGTTTCATCACCGACCTGCCGGCCGGCTACGACACGGTGGTCGGCGAGCAGGGCCTCACCCTGTCCGGCGGCCAGCGGCAGCGCGTCGCGCTCGCCCGGGCCATCCTCACCGACCCGCGGCTGCTGCTGCTCGACGACGCGACCTCGGCCATCGACGCCCGGGTGGAGGCCGAGATCTTCGACGCGCTGCGCGAGGTCATGCGCGGGCGCACCACGCTGCTCATCGCCCACCGCCGCTCCACGCTCACCCTCGCCGACCGCATCGCCGTCCTCGACGCGGGACGGCTGTCCGACATCGGGACGCACGACGAGCTGCAGGAGCGCAGCGCCCTCTACCGCGCCCTGCTGACCGACCCCGACGCGCTCGGCGCCGACCTGGTCGAGATCGACCCGGCCGGCACCCTGGGCGCCGCCGAGCAGGCGGCGCAGCAGGCCGTAGAGCAGCCCGTCGAGCAGCCCGCCGAGGCGGACCCGGAGCGCGTCGCGGCGGGCGCCGTCACCCCCGAGCTCTGGCCGGCCGACCGCCGCACGCCCGAGGAGGACGCCGGGCCCGCGGGAGCCGCGGGGCGGCCGCAGCCCGTCGCCGCGGCCGGCGGGATGGCCGGCGCCCTGGCGGGCATGCCCGCCACCCCGGAACTGCTCGCGCGGGTGGCGGCGCTGCCCCCCGCCCTGGACACCCCGCGGATCGACGAGGAGCGGGCGCAGCAGGCGGACCACGTCTTCGGCCTGCGCAGCCTGCTGCGCGGCTTCCGCACCCCGCTGCTGCTGAGCCTGCTGCTGGTCGCGGTCGACGCCCTGGCCGGGCTGCTGCTGCCGATACTCATCAGGCACGGCATCGACGCCGGTGTCCGGCGTGAGGCGCTGGGCGCGGTCTGGGTGGCGTCGCTGCTGGGCCTGGGCCTGGTGCTGGTGCAATGGGCGGTGGAGTGGGGCTCCACCCTGATCACCGGGCGTACCGGCGAACGGGTCCTGTACACGCTGCGGGTCAAGATCTTCGCGCATCTGCACCGGCTCGGGCTCGACTACTACGAGCGCGAGCTGACCGGCCGCATCATGACCCGGATGACCACCGACGTCGACGCCCTGTCCACGTTCCTGCAGACCGGGTTGGTCACCGCCCTGGTCAGCGTGCTCACCTTCGGCGGCATCCTGGTCGCGCTGCTGGCCATCGACGTCCAGCTCGCCTTGATGGTCTTCGCCACCCTGCCGCTCCTGGTGGTGGGCACCTGGGTGTTCCGCCGCAAGTCGGTGAAGGCCTACGAGCTGGCCAGGGAGAAGGTCGCGGTGGTCAACGCCGACCTGCAGGAGCATGTCGCCGGGCTGCGGGTCGTCCAGGCCTTCAGAGGCGAGCGGCGCGGTGCCGAGCGCTTCGCCCGGCGTGGCGACGACTTCCGCACCGCACGGGTGCGCGGGCAGTTCCTGATCTCGGTGTACTTCCCGTTCGTGCAGCTGCTCTCCAGCGTGGCCGCCGCGCTGGTGCTGATCGTCGGCGCGCACCGGGTGAGCGCGGGGACGCTGACCGCCGGCGCCCTGGTGGCGTATCTGCTCTACATCGACCTGTTCTTCTCGCCGGTGCAGCAGCTCTCCCAGGTCTTCGACGGCTACCAGCAGGCGACGGTCTCGCTGGGCAGGATCCGCGAGCTGCTGCGCGAACCCACCACCACGCCGGCCGCCGCCGATCCCCGCCCGGTCGGCCCGCTGCGCGGCGAGATCGCCTTCCGCGACCTGCACTTCCGCTACGGCGGCCCACAGTCCGACGGCCCCGAGGCCCTCAGCGGCATCTCGCTGCGGATCCCGGCCGGCCAGACCGTGGCCTTCGTCGGTGAGACCGGCGCGGGCAAGTCCACCCTGGTGAAGATGGTCGCGCGGTTCTACGACCCGACCGACGGCGCCGTCCTGGTCGACGGCGACGACATCCGGGAA from Streptomyces sp. NBC_01198 includes these protein-coding regions:
- a CDS encoding acyl-CoA thioesterase gives rise to the protein MNEPLESLLDLLDLERIEQDIFRGVSRTAVVPRVFGGQVAAQALVAAGRTVPEERGAHSLHAYFLRPGDPGAPIVYQVDRIRDGRSFTTRRVVAIQHGQPIFHLSASFQTAEEGLEHQEPMPRAPDPETLPEAADLLPAHADKFPDPRVIDRLLEARAAVDLRYVEDPPFLTAGVAREPRSQVWFRTRGKLADDSLLHVCLATYVSDMTLLDSVLLAHGRGGWAVGDVVGASLDHAMWFHRPFRADEWLLYDQQSPSASGGRGLGTARIYTQDGRLAVSVIQEGLVRIPRT
- a CDS encoding phosphatase; translated protein: MPKDSAAAAPTRRALVSHLIRTRIAGDVATSRENNLDHYRELAEGNRYYWFGLDLGNRWTDPADVLHLMAERCGVVPDAGHRSGQDTIDPELTVDALDRMAVVLQKAVENRSRVLLATGHPAGLYAVHHALAAALRAAGCTLVTPADHLYADGGEIRHLAAVSMLHRAGGLVHTHSPDPMREILVALERSGQAAPDLVIADHGWAGYAGGRGIDTVGFADCNDPALFVGEAEGSLLVTVPLDDNVPPHHYAPMTAYLLAAAGLPQPA
- a CDS encoding acyl-CoA dehydrogenase family protein yields the protein MRRTVFNEDHEAFRETIRAFIEAQVVPVYDEWLAAGQAPRDFYYKLGELGVFGIEVPEEFGGAGERSFKFQAVLSEECARAGVSFGGSSVHTGLCLPYVTAYATDEQKKRWLPGFASGETMFAIAMTEPGTGSDLAGMKTTAKLSADGTHYVLNGAKTFITGGVHADRVIVCARTAPATLEDRRAGISLFVVDTRSEGYAIGRKLDKLGLKASDTAELSFSDVRVPLEDLLGEEGKGFSYLGQNLPQERLAIAVGAYAQAAAAIRFAQNYVQERTVFGKTVASFQNTKFELAACKAEVDAAEAVVDRALDAHDRRELTAADAASAKLFCTEVAARVIDRCLQLHGGYGYMNEYPIARLYADNRVNRIYGGTSEVMKSIIAKSMGL
- a CDS encoding ABC transporter ATP-binding protein; its protein translation is MSHSCATLVVEVLREDETRSPGRWSLVVGDQQVDGRRWGGEDRVTTAKPVTAAKDGQEQGWLRRLTGYCWRYRSTVLLSLGASLGGMAVTALVPLVPKLIIDDVIVKHDKPLTPWAVALIVAALVVYALTYLRRYYGGRLALDVQYDLRNEMFRSIMRLDGRRQDELSTGQVVGRATSDLQLIQGLLFMLPMVIGNLLLFVLSLVVMLTLSPLLTLVALAVAPALWFIANRSRRRLFPATWYAQGQAAAVAGIVDGSVTGVRVVKGFGQEQQEMGKLATVSRRLFAGRLRGVRLNARYTPALQAVPSLGQIGMLALGGWMATRGQITLGTFVAFSTYLAQLTGPVRMLTVVLTVGQQARAGVERVFELIDTEPTLEEGTRTLPADAPATVEFDQVSFGYTEERRVLDGFDLTIAPGETVAVVGSSGSGKSTVSLLLPRLYDVTGGAVLVGGTDVRELTFDSLRSVIGMVPEDSFLFSDTVRANIAYGHPDATEEQILAAARAAQAHGFITDLPAGYDTVVGEQGLTLSGGQRQRVALARAILTDPRLLLLDDATSAIDARVEAEIFDALREVMRGRTTLLIAHRRSTLTLADRIAVLDAGRLSDIGTHDELQERSALYRALLTDPDALGADLVEIDPAGTLGAAEQAAQQAVEQPVEQPAEADPERVAAGAVTPELWPADRRTPEEDAGPAGAAGRPQPVAAAGGMAGALAGMPATPELLARVAALPPALDTPRIDEERAQQADHVFGLRSLLRGFRTPLLLSLLLVAVDALAGLLLPILIRHGIDAGVRREALGAVWVASLLGLGLVLVQWAVEWGSTLITGRTGERVLYTLRVKIFAHLHRLGLDYYERELTGRIMTRMTTDVDALSTFLQTGLVTALVSVLTFGGILVALLAIDVQLALMVFATLPLLVVGTWVFRRKSVKAYELAREKVAVVNADLQEHVAGLRVVQAFRGERRGAERFARRGDDFRTARVRGQFLISVYFPFVQLLSSVAAALVLIVGAHRVSAGTLTAGALVAYLLYIDLFFSPVQQLSQVFDGYQQATVSLGRIRELLREPTTTPAAADPRPVGPLRGEIAFRDLHFRYGGPQSDGPEALSGISLRIPAGQTVAFVGETGAGKSTLVKMVARFYDPTDGAVLVDGDDIRELDLTGYRQRLGVVPQEPYLFAGTVRDAIAYGRPDATDAEVEAAARAVGAHAMIATLEGGYLHRVAERGRNLSAGQRQLIALARAELVDPAILLLDEATAALDLATEALVNQAADRLATRRTTLVVAHRLSTAARADRVVVLDHGRIVEDGTHEMLLARDGHYAELWRTFTGEVRAAA
- the speB gene encoding agmatinase — protein: MSSATPRGPVDSSRIPRYAGPATFARLPRLDEVGAADVAVVGVPFDSGVSYRPGARFGGNAIREASRLLRPYNPAQDASPFALAQVADAGDIAVNPFDIGEAVETVQAAADDLLGTGARLMTLGGDHTIALPLLRAVAHRHGPVALLHFDAHLDTWDTYFGAAYTHGTPFRRAVEEGILDTSALSHVGTRGPLYGRTDLDEDERMGFGIVTSADVMRRGVDEVAQQLRERIGDRPLYVSVDIDVLDPAHAPGTGTPEAGGLTSRELLEILRGLAGCRLVSADVVEVAPAYDHAEITSVAASHTAYELTTIMARQIAAAR